ATGAAGTACAGAGTTGGCCTTACAAGTCACTTCAGTATATGCTCGTGGGTTCTTTTTGTAAATGCTCTTTGTCAACTAGCACGCCTATGCTTGTTCCTAAGATTCCATCTATTTTTGTATTAAAAGTCCGAAAGTTTAGAAACATTTTAAAAAGCGGCATCGAGCATCATAGCAGCTGGATAATCCCCACAATGACTGACCACAAACACTAGATTTAATATGTGCAACGAGGTCATATTCATCTATTTTTCTTTCGCAAACCACGGAATGCGGAAAAACAAACTCCGAGACGTGCTGTGCAAAGAGTGGCTAAAACTGTCAGAAGACTTCTTCCCTCGTTTCTCATTGCATTGTTTTATTTCCATGTAATTGTTTAATTTGTTATTGTGTTACGAAAATTCTCCATCCTAGGATCGATCGCCCTTTAAATTGTAGCCATCTTCTCCGAGTGCATCACGAAAGGCTGAGTTATCTCATACTTGCTCAACTATCCATATTGGATAGCTGGCCTACAGGCATTTAGCGGCAATGAGATGCAAGACATGCGAGAAACCAAAGGTAAGCTATCGGAAGGGGTTGTGGTCGCCGGATGAGGACCAGAAGCTGAGGGATTACATCCTCAAGCATGGCCATGGCTGCTGGAGCACTGTTTCTGCCAAAGCCGGTGAGTCTACCCATTTCCATCGAAGCCTTCCAGGTAGTCAGCAATAACTTTTGCTTCAGAAACATGTTTCAAGAGATCCAATGTGATGAACTTGCTTTCATTTGCATCATAAAGAACCAATTTAATTATCTACGTATTGTACTTGGGTATTTGATATAGATTGCATGAAGCTGGTCCATTGACCATCCTTTAGCCCTTTGTCTTTGCCATGAAAAATAGAGCAGTCTGCTTTATTTGTTGATGAACTTATAGAAGGATTTGAGATAACCGACAGAACTGAGAATCTCAGCTGAAATAATATTTAACAAACAATGTCTGCGAAACTCACcagttctcttttcttttcaaggCTTACAACGAAATGGAAAGAGCTGCAGATTGAGGTGGATCAACTACCTGAGGCCAGGACTAAAGCGTGGCATTTTCTCCGCTGAGGAAGAGGAAACAGTTATAAAGCTTCATGCCATATTGGGCAACAAGTAAGCAGTTCTCAAGTGTATCTGATCTCTCCAAGTCTTCTGTTTAACCAAGACCAGTTAACACTTACGTGTTACCAAGTTtaactttcttcttcctccccctcctcccttttccttcttttttctcgTTTCAGAAAAGATATGATCTTACCTAAAGAATTGCAACGCTCTTCGTTTGAGATCATTgaaacatacgatttgatcatGGGACAGGACTAGTTCTTCCCAGAAATGTCGACCGGACTTTAGTCTGCCGGTTGGCAGCTCTCTCCTTACCACATGCTATGGAGAGGGGCCAAGTTTGAGTCTCATGATCCAATTAAACACTTGTGGTGATGTTAAAGTTTTGAAAATGATAGATACATGACAGAGTTTAAGAGGGTTAAGATAAATAATGAGTTTGCTAGGTTCCTTGAAAGATAAAAGAACTTACTTGGATTTGCAAGAGTCACTGGATGACGGACGCCAGTGACCTACCTAGGTTTGATCCCACCCTCACCCTGATCTCGGCTGGGTTCTTCCCATCCTTCTTCTccgaaaacaaaataaaaagaaaaaaaaaagcaactctAGCCTAACAAATACAgaaatatactttttttttattacagaTCGTAATTTTTAGTCCGGCATGCAGTTTGAAAAAGCTGAATGGACTATTGTTCGAAAGCTTCATCTTATTTCATTAGCTATTTTTCATTTTCAAATGAATAAAAGTTGCCATGTTAAGCAACCTGATTGGACTCCCTTTCATTGTTTTTCTGATAGTGTCCTTTCAATCGATATTGATCTTCCAAAGATCTTTTTATATCTTTATGTATATGCTGAGTCGCGCGTATAGCTCTCCCTCCTGAGTGATAAAGACACCATGTCCATTCATCTATCATGCCATCTCTTGTTTTTGTTATGAAAATTACTGCAATATGAGCAAACCGGCTTAATGATATCAGCGTTTGGTCTCATAGGTGGTCTCAGATAGCGATGCACCTACCGGGAAGAACGGATAATGAAGTGAAGAACTACTGGAACTCCTACCTTAAGAAGAAGGTTGTAAAGTTAGAGGGATCAAATTCTCATGCCTCAACAACCAAATCTCAAGACTCAGCTAACCAAAGCCCAGAGATGAGGCAGATTTCTGAATCTCTTGAGCCACTGGAGCCACCCATGCAAGGTAGTATCGACCATGATTCTTTTGAAGGGACACAACTTCCGCCCTTTCCCAAAGTTCTGTTTGCAGATTGGTTATCCATGGACCATACCACCAGCCAGAGCTTGCTAAACTCGAATGCTGGAATGAATTGCCAACTGGACTCCAATTCGAATGCTGATGTTTTCCAGTATGGTTCATTTCAAGTTGATGATCCACCTAGCAGTGATTTTCTTCATGGATTTGGAGACAGCAGCATCTGTGGGGAGTTTCAGTTACAGTTTGAGCATGGAGGTCAGATCCTGGGAGGTGCATGTTACAATTATCTGTCCATGGATGATAATGGGGTTAGTTTTACTTGATTCATCACATAAGATTATGAATGTAGTAAGAGCTGAGATCAAATGTTCTACTTGTTAGTAGATGTCacattgactttttttttttttgtgtgtgtgtgtgtgtgagagagagagagagtttaccATCAATGCATTTTATGAGAGAGAATGTACAAATACTGCTATCTCAGAACTAGCTTTCTGCAGGAAGCATGGGAAAGGATAtaatatatcaaggaaaaaatttctcacacttgcaagaaacaTGAATTAGGGATCAAAATTGGATGGGAAAAATTGGTTGTATTTTATAAATTCTTTCATTtctcatacttgcaagaaacaTGAATTAGGGATCAAAATTGGATGGGAAAAATTGGTTGCATTTTATAAATTCTTTCGTCATTCCTTGCCAAAAGATAGCTTCATCTTCCATGAGCATAAATTCTTCTATCATTTGTCATAGTAAGTATTCAGAATTATCAGtggctttactttctttacctACCAACTCTCATATAGAAACTATTCCCTTCATTAGCATGTTGGTGCATATATTACTGGTTcagtacctttttttttttatgggaaCCGCTGTATAAATAATAGGCATTGAATAATTATTATGAATGATAATGAGAAATAAAGGGCTCATTTTTTATGAAAGAGTTGGTAAAGAGTATTTCAACTCTCGTCACATATTTTAGTTTCAGCGTGCATCCATCTCATCATTCCTTTTTCTAAAAAGACTAGTAGTTAAGGGACCACAAAAATCCCCTTAAATAATATGACAAACTACTTTAAAAAATGAAGTGTTAGAGAGATGCAAGAAAGAAATATTATTTACTACTCATTTGTGAGAGTTGGATGGTTGAATAGTTTTGGCTCAGAAGGCCATCTATTTGTCTCTTGAAGAACATGATGAACAGTTCCCAAACAGCCAAGTTTCGCCTATGCTTTGCTGGTTATATAATAAGAGAACAAATTCAATTCAAGTGTTCAGAattcttttttgagaaaaaaaaatgttcacgATTCTAActatacataattttttttctcaagaACAATGGATGGGATCAGTAAATTGTTTTAGAAACAAAAGGTGATAGGTATGTGGGAATGAAGTCCACCCGAAAGGAAGAGTAATCTAATATTATTCACCTGCCTCATAAAAAGAAGCTTATAATGCAGACTAGAATACCCTATGAATCAGAGATAGACATGGTTGTATATTCGATCTGTAATTCCGTGTCAAACTATGATGGGGCAACCGATGTTGCAAAGAACACTAATCTTCCAAATTGTGGTTCTATAGCCAATCTTATATAATTGAAGCCAATCGGATGATGAAACAAAAACTagtctttatttttttaggaaaaGGAAAGTAGCCtttcaaatgataaaattatgttccATTTAGACTAATGAAAAGAGATGGCATGCAAAGATCTAATCCTTTAATGATGAGCTACATTAAAGATTGCATCCATGTCTACACCAAAGAGTACTTAGTACAACGGACTATAGTTatttatacatatgtatatgaaGTAAAAACAGATTATAAGCAGTGCCTGAGCTGCTGAGCATGCATGGTTAAAATTTGAAGTTTTCCGCTGATATGTTCTGGTCAGTGTTGATGGTTAAGAATTTAGTATATTATGTAAATAATGATATTGCATTTAGTTTAAGAATGTAGTGGTTTTCCATTTCAAACCTTTGTTCATCCTAGCTTCAGCATGAGCGAGGTATTTTTTTCAAGCTCGTCAGGCCAACAATTCttatccttttttcttttttttttgaacaaaaCGGTAGGGAAAATCCTATCGCACAAGAATTGCAAAAGAATTCTACTGTACAAGTGGATATTATTATCTTTAACAAGGCATGTACAGGCATCCTACTGTTCAAACTCTCACCCATGAAATATGATGGCGTTACTGATGGGCATGAGCATAAGACGGAAATGAGAGATATAGCAACCTAATTAAAATCACTAGAAGTTGACATATCTGAGTCATTTCTAGTCCACTTTGTGAGTATCTCTCTACACCCTAAATATGCAGTATTATTCAAACTTAAATGTAACACGGAGAAAAAATGACACACACGGGGATTAGCTTCTACCCATGTATTGGAAAGGATAATACCATGTCCATCCAGCCTTATAAAATAAAGGGGCATATAACATCACCCCCTCGATCCGAGAACGTGAGCTCGGGGTCACAGCTACAACCGTACATTTATAGAAAACTCTTTCCATGAGCATATAAGGCATTCTGATCATGATATCATAAACAAGTAGtagaaataatttaaataataatgttCAAATgctaattaaataataaaactaAAAGTCTTACAAAACCAATATTGATATTTTAAAATCTTGCACCaactctaaaataaaatttagtttAAATAAAGATATCAAAATCTTGTCTCTAATCACTCTTCCATGATAAATTTTCTAGTCAAGCTAATTCTTTGGATCTGTTAAAATAGTAAGAAAttatataatgagctagacaacccagtaaataatgaataccttaactagacaattcatgtaataacataaaatataaatataaattacagTGAATCAGTACAGAGATataattaattctgttttaaaacacaaatccattaaaattcatatatttcaaatattcatattcaactcaacagccttAAACTATAGCCATACTTATATCCTATGGCTAGGCTAAAAATAGAACTGCATTTATACCTTGCGAAATGGGCCAGAATACAGCACTTATACCTTGTAGCGTGGGCTAGAATACCATACTTATACCCTACGAAGTGGGCTAGTATACCAACACTTATACCCTatagagtgggccagaataccacactgcGGAGTTGGCCAGAATACTACATTTAtattgtgaggacccatgcgagcgtgtgtttagtcccacattggttattcgctgggtagatcttgagtatttatacaagattaagaaatccaaataataccttccggctagctattatgggtgagatcctgacttgttacaaatggtatcagagcgaattcggcctatagcctatgtggactaaaGGACACTGCAATACAGATTCATGAAGGCTGACCATGGGttgattgtggtgcttgttattAGATTTAAATACATTTGAATCCTTAGCATGACGAGGACGTTAGGGCTTGAACggaaggagtatgtgaggactcgtgtGGGCATGTGCGTAGTcctacatcagttattcgctgaaaagatcttagatacttattATGTGAGGACCGTGCGatcatatgtttagtcccacattggttatttggTGGATATATCTTGAttatttatataggatcaaggaacccaaaaatactttccaactagcctttttgggtgaggtcctgggttatgACAAATGGCATCACAATAGATctggcccataacctatatggactaggAAATACTGCACCACAGAttcattggggttgaccacgggccgattgtagtgcttgtgattaaatttaaaTCCTTAATCTGATGAGAACGTCAGAATTtaacggagggagtatgtgaggacccgtgcgagcgtatgtttagtcccacatcggttattcgttagGTAGATCTTAAGTATTTATACGGgatcaagaaacctaaataatatctttcggctagccattttgggtaaggtcctgGTTGTTACATATATCCTATGGTGGGTACATTTCGAGCGCGCTTTCCTGCGCGTGAGTGCTTGGGGAAAAAGTAATTAGGCCGGTGCGAACTGGCCCAGTTTGCACCGGTACAAGTAAGGAACCAACCGGTTCCGATCCAAACTCCggcccggttcgcaccggtacaagtACGGAACTGTTTTTATatgctgtaccgtaccggtgcaCGTCGGCACCGGTTCGGTACAGGCTTTTcggtcggttcagcataccttgcCCAAGATTACTTGCTCCCTAAATATTAGAAATTTGGGTACATACATACCATTCTCTATCTTTAATAATGAGTACTTAAGAAGTAAAATTCCAGAAACATAATTGTTTAAGACTTTCTTATCTTTATTTCAAGAGAAGTTTTCTTAGGTTATTGAGTTTGTAATGTTTTATATGGATAAGTAATATCCTTTTATGTTCCTAGTGAATTCATAAGGTTTCTACTTATTTGATACACTGTGGCAAAGCTGCAAGAATTTAATACTTTTGTCTTTGCATTGCTTCAATTAAAATATCTATTACCtaactttcttcttttcctttggcaAGTGTAGTTTCATTGGGTTGAGATTTTGACTCTGCAAGATGCACTATGCTTTATTAATTAGCTCGTTATCCCATGTTACTCATCACCAATATATGATATTAAAGTTGCAGGATTGCTAATGTTTTGTTCTTTATCTGTCTTATTTCCATGTTTTTAGGGAAATATTTTTcgttattttcttttgtatataACCCAGTTTTTGTTTTGATTGAGATCTTGACCGAGATATCATTTTGTATCAGTGTTGAGCACCCACCAGTACAATATATTCAAACGTTGGCACCTTATCATCTCAGCTAGTATTAATGAATGTGTCATGATATATAAATCGACACAATATAGATTATTccctcattttttttattacttcaATAACTCTTCTGGTATACAAAAATAGCAACATAAATGTCTTCAAGTGGTAGTAGATTTGGTTTTATTATATCAGCCGAGATATCGATTTGGTTCCTAAATGCCTATCCATCTCTTAGAAGATCTAGGCCCATTCCAAAATTTCCCCATCTTTTCTGTCTCAGCCAAGATAATCAGATATTTGGTTCAGCTTGGCATCAGTCGCCTACTGAGACGATTGCATCACATCTTTGAAAACCTTGCTCATAGCATGCTACACCAAGAAGCTTTTATAAAAGATCCGTCAAGGTTTCTTTGAGTTACCCAAGCAAAGCATCAGAGGTTGGTCCTAAAGAGAAAAAGCTCAGTGAATAAGATGCATAAAGCTGATGCTGAATAGTTGGGATaagaatatattatatatggTTATGGTTATGTGCTGCCTAAGGATCTTATGTTGTTTATTTATATCTTGTATTATAGTATTTATGCTACTTAATAGTGAATTCTGATAGAGAGGTTATCTTTTCTTTAGTTGGGTAGACAGTTATGGACCAGCTTTCATTTCATATTTTGGTGATATGTGTACTAGGTAATAATTATCTCAAACTCCATAATATGTTTTTGGGCTTCTCGTAGacagaatattttgagttccaACCTGATTTAACGCAGTCTTCTAACTAGATTCTTGCTTTATGTATTTCTCAGAACCCAAACTAATATTATGCAGGATGAATACCTAAATGCTCAGTTCTTTATTATGGATTTGGTCAGAAGTTCAAGAACAAGTCATGGAGAAGCAAACCAAATACAGATTCTACTGATAGGATTATTTCAGAGGTTGCGAATTTCAGGCGCAGAGTTTGATCCCCCTCATTCTGCTCGAAAGGTTGATATCTAGCATCGAATATGTATATCATTAAGCTTTTTATGTATCTGTAGAAGAGGGAAAGCTAGTCTTTTTCCAGTTCTAATGTAAAATGAGGAGCCAACTTGGGTTTGGTTGGTTAGCTCTatgttatgtttttttttttttggtaaaatgagGAGCTAGTAGCTGCATTGCAATAGAAACCTCTTAACAGTTACAGGAGACAAATAAGCATACACCACTCACATGTGTATCACAAGAGCATGGAAATAGGTCTATCTTATATTGTTAGCTGCATATTATGCTAAACAAAGTCAAGCTTAATCAGAAGTCTATAGCAAAACTTCATCTAGCAATCTGACATGGTACAGGAGTGGACATTAAATTGGTACAACCATTGGTAGGTGGTAGGAATATATCCTTGGATACTTCTATTACATGTGATATGAAAGCAAGAGGAGATTTTGGGTTCATATTCTATGCAGTTTGGAGAAGATATAGCTAACAATGTTGGACTTGAAAATTGGTTTTTGTAATAGTTTAAAAAGACTCTGGTTAAGTTATATACGAAAAATTGTTTCTCTCTCCTCAAGTAGTTCATggaatcaaatgtaaaattttaCATTATGACAGGATTTTCCATTTACTTATTGTTTTCAACTATAGGTAATAACAACAGCCATCATAACAGTTatactttattttaaaaaagaaaatccagCTCAGAGGTTTATCTGTGCAAATATATTAGAGTTGCATGGGAACCGTTAGGTGGAATTGCTCGGTGTTGGAGTTCCTTTGCCTTTAAAGTTGATTAATTAACACCTTGCATTTAGAAAGCATGGGGATGATGAGGGCTGGCTCAAACCAACCATTTAATggtttattttttccttttaaaaaagCACAAACACATGCACATGAATCAGGATTAGTATACCCAGAAATgtcaataattttatatttttactgCGTTATTTTAAGTTTATAATTATTTGGAtagtttttaaataattatttggaTTTTCTCATTGCAACGCCTTCCAGATAGTGCACGTACACTGGAAGACAAACAGGATCGTAGACTGGGTTGTATCTTACGCTGCGCAGCACTTAGGAGAGGTATTTTAGCCACATCgggtcgggggggggggggggggggcttctTCGCACCTGAGCCAGGTTCTAGTCTCTAATTCTGTTGGCTGGTCCTACACTAGAGTGGAGAGTAGGATGAACAGccgttgtaaaaaaaaaaaaaattaaaaaaaattgcaaattctaaaaaaattctatttcGAAAATTCTTAGTGGTGGAATGGAATTGTTGTGAGCTCCGCCCTTGTAGTTATGCCTTCATGAAGCCAAAATCGATCTTGGGTGGGAGGGACCAGAAGTTTGGGAAAGTTCTGTTTTTCCCTGGTGCTTGTAATTTTGTCTCAAATTCAGATCTATCAAAGCAAGAAACTGCACAGTTTTAACTCCCAAACTTGAACATGTCCCTTCCGTCATGGCTCAAATATGAATCAAGGGTCTGCAAACTCTAACTGGGCAtaaaatttaactaattttgtcCCAAATATAACTCAATCTGAATTTGAGTTATGGAAGGAAAACAAGCTCTATCAATTGATGTAAAATGAAACAGGTTTCCTTTATTATGGAAGAatagatggatttttttttggaatcatGCACCTTACCAAATTTCAATTAATGATATGCTTGGCTCTTTCTCGGAAATGAGTTGGGTTGCCACAGGGTGACAAGTGCTGCTGCACGTGGATGGTGATATAGATTGCGCATGCACCCTATGTGTCATGCCCTAAACTCAAAGCATAACAGACACTGCATACGTGCATGGCGGACCATTCAAGCATGTATGGCTACAGATCGTATCATAATCTTAGAGCAATAATAATTCTTCGACTcttgaaaatttatttaattgtgATCTAAAACAAATTATTCTCATAATCAATTGTTCTAGAGTGACATAAGTCAAAATATGTTAACTaattcaaatcaaataaaatattctaattaCACTAGTCTAAACTAGAGCTCCAATAATTATGAATATCTTTCGAAGATTTAGTGCACTTCTCCAAGTTTCGAGCAATCATGATTCGGAATCTAAGaaatagagaaagaaagaataatgagctacactagcccaataAGCAACATAACACCAAAAAATGAAATCTAAGcatactaaataaataaataattaaagaacATGACGATGACTAGGAATAAATCAATTTTCGAATAATACGTGTATctcttttgaaatttattattattttcataaacTGATAATAGAAACCCAACATCAGACTATGGCCACGTAACCTAGTGGCATGGGTCAGAGATAGAAAGCACAAAGTGCCAGAtgtcactattctaatcaccggtggctcAATGTCGAAACCAGTTTTTTAGATTACAAGTTGACAGGGCCAAAGAATAATTCCATTGGTGGGGTTCGATCATAGTCgtgctgagaatacatacatataaaacaaattttttaatttatcagTCATATTTTCTAAATCACATAACATATCTTAAAacaattattatcattataataACATGTATGACCCATTTAATTAAGTATAAAATAAAGATTATATTCAAAGATAACAAACTAATTGTAACTTTACCAAAAGTCAGAAAACATAATTTTAAGCATTaggttacttactttcttttGTTTCAAAATCCCACTTCAGATAGACAGATTAGGTTCGCATgctttaatatcattaaaatataattaacttTATTATTATCTTAGAAGCCAAGcaaaattaaaatactattgTGGATAAACTATCATGTTTTCCAAATTACATGACAtatcttaaaataattattatcattataataACATGTCTAACATGTTTAGTTAAGTATAAAATAGAGAACATATTCAAAGTTAATAAACTAATTATAACTTTACCAAAGGTCAAAAAACACACTTAAAATGTTAGGTtattttcttcatcttccttcaaAATTCCACTTCAGATAGACATGTTTGGTTCGCTTactttaatatcattaaaatataattaactttattattattttagaagCCAAGTAAAACTAAAATACTATTGCGGATACGGTCTTATGCCCAAATCAAGGTGAAGAAAAGGCAAGGTCGATCAGGGGCAGTACCCGACTGCATGGTTTGGTCTAAATAAGGTGAACTGAACCAATCAAGATGAGCTATGTTTAAGTGGCTCAATAAAAGTCAAGAATAACCAAATTCTAGGAGGTACCTAACAAGGCTGAGATAATAGGGCGGCCTATCGCTCGAGTACCAGAGTGGTTCAAAGCTTCCACATTAGAGTCAGCTGGGATCCAAACAATAGAAAGATAGGATCTCAAACCAAGATCCCTAGGCatgcttagagagagaaataagagaaagaaaggatgagaaggagagagaaagaaagcttCTCTTTCTAAtcaaagaagaggaaggaagcgGGTGGTGCCCGGGGTCAGAGGTCTACGACCGGACAAGAGAAGACCGACAGCGACGGGCGGTCGACGCCGCCAAAATAGATCAAAATAAGGTTCTAACCACCTAAACCATAGATCAAATGCATCACGGTGGCTGGAGCTCTGGCCACAACTTCTAGCCACTACGAGGGATCAAGGGAAGCCTCCGACGGCAAGTGTCGATGATGAAGGCAGTCGGAATCGAAAGAAAATAGGGTCACTTTCCGAAAATAGAGGAAAATAGGGTGCTACCCTTTTCGGCTAAATTTCGGCAATCACCGACCGGAATCAATATTTCAAAAGGTCcgaaaggaagaggagaggagtaGCTCGAAGATGGCAGGGTCCTTACCGATTTTCCTACGGCGATTGGCCATGGAGACGGTGCGAAGGCGATCGGCATTCggagagaaaaa
Above is a genomic segment from Phoenix dactylifera cultivar Barhee BC4 chromosome 2, palm_55x_up_171113_PBpolish2nd_filt_p, whole genome shotgun sequence containing:
- the LOC103710568 gene encoding transcription factor LAF1-like; translation: MRCKTCEKPKVSYRKGLWSPDEDQKLRDYILKHGHGCWSTVSAKAGLQRNGKSCRLRWINYLRPGLKRGIFSAEEEETVIKLHAILGNKWSQIAMHLPGRTDNEVKNYWNSYLKKKVVKLEGSNSHASTTKSQDSANQSPEMRQISESLEPLEPPMQGSIDHDSFEGTQLPPFPKVLFADWLSMDHTTSQSLLNSNAGMNCQLDSNSNADVFQYGSFQVDDPPSSDFLHGFGDSSICGEFQLQFEHGGQILGGACYNYLSMDDNGVSFT